In one window of Branchiibius hedensis DNA:
- a CDS encoding antitoxin VbhA family protein: MALDVEQRWPELFEQLDARQRRAVLNALAASWHEGWVPNREDVENLTDEARGAIDEEEFVRRALAAAERRHPAAASTVA; the protein is encoded by the coding sequence ATGGCATTGGACGTTGAGCAGCGTTGGCCCGAGTTGTTCGAGCAGCTCGACGCGAGGCAGCGGCGAGCGGTCCTGAACGCGCTGGCCGCGTCCTGGCATGAGGGGTGGGTCCCCAACCGCGAGGACGTGGAGAACCTGACGGATGAGGCCCGGGGAGCCATCGACGAAGAAGAATTTGTCCGCCGCGCGTTGGCAGCGGCTGAACGTCGCCATCCTGCCGCGGCGTCGACGGTCGCGTGA
- a CDS encoding Fic family protein, whose product MSEFDSWESYFYPETIDWTGNGTLRNNFGLRDADRLSDIEYAITARAAREWATTPHQDLGWGEARAKAIHKHLFHRIYEWAGEYRTVPIGKGQSRFAHPDEIPAVLQAVEGFVRSREWSELGRGGVRARCRSHVRVGQRDPRFP is encoded by the coding sequence GTGAGCGAGTTCGATTCCTGGGAGTCGTACTTCTATCCAGAAACGATTGACTGGACCGGCAACGGCACACTCCGTAACAACTTCGGTCTGCGCGACGCCGACCGGCTCAGCGACATTGAGTACGCCATCACGGCGCGCGCTGCGCGCGAGTGGGCAACGACACCCCATCAAGATCTGGGGTGGGGCGAGGCGCGAGCAAAGGCGATCCATAAACACCTGTTCCACCGGATCTATGAGTGGGCGGGGGAGTACCGGACCGTTCCGATCGGCAAGGGGCAGAGCAGGTTCGCCCACCCCGATGAGATTCCGGCAGTGCTGCAAGCGGTCGAGGGATTCGTGCGTAGCCGCGAGTGGTCAGAGTTGGGCCGGGGAGGAGTTCGCGCGCGATGTCGCAGTC